ACACTTTTTCCTCACTTTTTTTGCctttactaaataaatacatcattttaaagatgtgctttttatatttatagggctgaacgattaattgcatttgcgattatctcgcgatattttaaaatgagattctctaaccgcacaggctgcgatttgactggtcacgtgacttgggagcgagccgagccgaggacgagcggagcaaacccgagcaggaggcagggaggtggagaagtgaattcaacacagcgcactttagggcgttttcacaccagcactgtttggtctggttaaatcgaactctggtccgtttgtaactttagtgcagatcgattgagcaggtgtaaaaacagtaatcgcactcgggtgcggatcaaaagaaccggaccgagaccagctagaggaggtggataacgttaattaccacagctgtgaacaaacactgtctccatgctcgcgccgtctgcgctgtattcaccgctcacagccgcgtgactctgtttattatgtataaatctgcgctgcatgcagaaacacaaaatcttctcgctgtatttacttttttcgtatatttatatttaacgtactcccgtgtcagacagctctgaccaatcagaggacacaggctgctcgcgtggtttattgatgcgcattttggtgcgtttacatttatgcctgtgtgaaaccagaccgaacagagcgagaaaacgctccaagtaaacaaactcatcaactgattcagaccagagaaaccaactacaggtgtgaaaacgcccaaaaaaaaaaaacatcacaaagcctcgtatggtatttgcaaggctaaaatgccaacgaccactgctgcatcttcaaatacagaaaataacgagttggttaaagcagattcttatatatttatttttctatttaaaaaaaaaaaacaaatggtgaaaaggaaaagcatagatttgtttgctttattgttatctgtgctttagataaatctgacattgtttattattaaacaaattgatttattgcttctgtttgttgaaaaatacttgaggaGACattaaaaaatcgcattttaaatcgcaatcgcaatttatagataaaaaattgcaattagattattttccaaaatcgttcagccctatatATTTACTtaagttatctttgtctgataatataatgtatatataatatacattgaATATGTGATAATGTAATATAGGAGGTTAAAACTATCGCTGACCGCCAAAAGGCTCATGCACAAAACACAGTTCATGTCCTATTTACGTGATTGGCTGCTTTGCAAATATTCTAAACGAGTTTATAACTTTCCTATTGATTATTTAGCTGTTTTACCGTATGATAATTGTGCATGGTAATCATTGCATGATTTCTATCATTTAATATGGACATTTGAAGTATTTTTCTCTTGTCCTGCACTTGCTTAACTGATTTACCATCCTTATTCGTGCAGGAAACTGAAAACCACTCCCAAACCACAATAtgttttgaatattttaaatgtagACCACTAATTTGCACTGTGCATTACAACAGAACCCTGACACGCACCACAAAAgtctagtaaacaaaactgaTGTACAGATGTTTTTTAGTATATcttacaaataaatcattaataaagaGTTTAATGGGTTTTTAAAACTCCCCTTTTTCTCATTTACAAACCTCGCCAGACATTCCAGAAAGAACAGGATGAAGCACAGCTTTTTTTCATGTTACAAAAACATATCAGCTGGCTGCTCTGGTAATCTGAGGTAATGCCTTTTCTGTGTCTACAAAACTTTTTGTTTCACATTCCTTAAACCTCCAGACATGCCCAGAATTCAGGCCATGTCTGGAGGTTTAAGGAATGTGAAATACTTGTTTAAAGGCTTACATCACATAGCAAcaagactttgacttggccacttCAAACCATTTCCAACTAAATATTTTCAGACATTGTTCACTTATTTTTGAGTGCAACCCTTCCCCTTGAAACAGAGTTATAGGAAGTTATAGTAATAGAGTTTtaggtaccatatttttcacactgtaaggtgcactggattataaggcacattatgcggcactagtaaggaacaggggtatcgccatgtttccctttctaattcagcaggtcagcaagtaaacaaaacttttaaagtcgaacgagcactggatgttaatctacacagatttctcttatttgggtgagtaaagcgcttccttttatttagagtaagcttagatttccagatttccactaaggcttggtgcagcagcattagcattagtggacAACCGCTAGCAGTTTGTCCCCCCCGTAGCTCGTAGCTCATTTAAGTGAaaaggctacaggccaatatactcgcccctgaatggcgaaagagctagcgcttagcgactTTTCCACTTTAAAACATTTCCATCATAATAAGATTTAAGTCCAATCCTATTTCTAAATTGTACCTCTACCGCTTGTTTTCGAGTATAACCCTTATAGAGCtacagttaccgtatttttcttattataaggcacactatcaataaacgtccattttcagttcttttttcatacataaggtgcaccggattataaggcaccttATGctgcactagtaaggaacaggggtgtcaccctGTTTCCCTTCTaactcagcaggtctcaccgctggaggcgcctaagtaaacaaaactgtaatacttaaacacattttcttttaaagtcaaacgagcactggatgttaatctacacagatttctttcctgaaaactgtttatttgggtgagtaaagcacttccttttatttacagtaaacttagatttccagatttccactaaggcttggtgcagcagcatggATAACCGCTAGCAGTTTGTAACACGTAGCTTATTTTACCTTGGTAAATGCAAAGTCTACAGAACTAttcactcacctctgaatggcgaaagagctcaCGCTAAGTAcggttaactgctaatgctaatgttgctccagcagtgctagccagggttagcagtaggctacaaaCCGATAATACTTAACTCCGAATggtgaaaaagctagtgcttagcgcagttagcagccaATCTAATACTGCTTCAACagcgctagctggggttagcagtggtggttgctatggtgtggctaagcagttgctaggtggttgctaaggtgttgctaaggcgttgcaaTGGTGtcagtggtggttgctaaggtgttgataagtggttgctaaggcattgctatggtgtctgtggtggttgctatgatcattgctatgatgttgctaggcacttgcaatggttgctaaggcattatggtatctgtgttggttagtatggtgtttctaagtaATTACTAGCAAtaatgtctgtggtggttgctttgattttactaagcagttgctaaggtgttgctataatgtccgtggtggttgctgtgatgttgctaagcaaagcagttgcttggtggttgctaatgtgagTCACTACAGGGTGGGCTTTCATTTATTTTAGCAACACCAACACATAGTTCCTTCCTTGCATTCATCACTTAATCAGCCAGCAGttctaatgcaggacaatgcccCCTGTCACACAGCGAAATtggtaaagcaaaaaaaaaaaaaaaagaaacaatgtaATGGCCAGCCCAGAGTCCTGCTCTAAACTTAAGAgaaaacctataaaaaaaaataataagtttttGCCACGAAACTCACAACAGTCAGACAGTTGTGGAAAAGACTGGAAAaagaatgcataaaaaaaaaattaaatcacacCAGACTAGTGATGTCCTGTTTTCACAGATGTGCCAAAATAATTTAAAGTCCTGTAAACATCCTACTAATCAGTGACCCCAGTATCTGTACTTACAGAGTGCGATTTAATTTCCTTTTGCcctttagtttgttttattagcgtctttgttcttgttttcctctcttttttttctttcctctttgtTAGTTTTGCTTGTCCTCAATTAAACTCCCCACACAACTGCAAGCACACCACAACCCCCACAGGAGTAgcggtttagttctccagcaccgagacgggagaagcattagctgctatccacgctaagtgctagctcttttaccgtttagaggtgagtattattgacctgtagcctgctgctaaccctgctaaatcactaagcactagctttttagCAGTTCAGAAATGAGTGTATATCGAACAGCAGTCTGTgtttttaccgtgttaaaacaagctatgtggcacaaaccgctagctaatatcaccctggcttaccgtaacactcagggtttccTAATATAGTGGTAGCACTAGCTGTTAGCTGATAGTGCTaaggctgctgcacccagccttagtggagatctggaaatctaagcttactgttaataaaaggaaagagctttactcacccaaataatcagttttcaagagagaaatctgtgtagattaacatccagcactctgtttacttaacttagacatgctgaataagaagggaaacaaatcccaaattatattatcaacatttacatttaatatttttacattataatcGTTACGGcttttagaaaagtgtgtttttttattgattttattcatTTGGTGATCATTCTGGCTATGTTGCAGGTAGTGGCATGATTTTTTGCAGGAAATCTgctttttcataataaaaaaaaaaaaatctaatgactTTGCAAGTTttgcaagtttatttatatatttttatatttatatattttcatactCTCTGGATACATTTTTCACCCTCTGCCCCAAATCCCAATCAGTCTActatttattaaatgaaaaataatatattttttgtgtttgtgaatgAATAACTAATAATTCatgtaattaaactgtcatttaaagtgttaaaatcctggaaattattaaatatttgatcAGGGCTGAAGTTGATCAGgtgatttttgagaaaaaaaagcaaataaaatattgacatataaagattttattgctgattttgtgcgTGTATATTTTTGCCACAAAGGTGTCCAGAATGTGCAAATTTTTTAAACctggcactacataaaaaattataaattcaaTCAAAActattttgttgctaatctttgcCACATCCAAGACTCTAATTACCATTGACTGTGGGTTATTTGGGGTGGTTTAAGGCGGGTCTGTAAATGCCCCAATTACAGGCCTAAAAGACACAAATTACAAGGCAGTAAGGTTTACTTAATTGTGCTGCTACAGGGAGTTTTACTGGGTGGTCTCTACTGTGCTTGAGCTCGGTTAGTCGCAATAGAGGATTACAGCACCTCCAGTGTTTAACTTGAAGctgctttaaaagaaaatgattaaaatcgaaattttaattaatttcaatcattATGGACACTTCAAAATGTACTCATAAGCATTGTTTGTTGGTGTGTAGTGCTGACCCATATGGGCCTCAAATAATGtcaccattatatatatatatatatatatatatatatatatatatatatatatatataaattgttgtATTAGATTTACCAGTCTAAGCATTTCTGTGTAAATGCTGACGTTCCCAGACTATCAGGAAACATTCACGGGTCAAAAAAAGGTCAAACTCATTTCAGCAGGGTTAAATATCTGCTTTTGAGTTTTATATCTGGTTACTGATTATGTGACTCTTTTGTTCTTGAACACCTCCTCGCCTATGCTAAAACTATATTAGCACATCTCAAAAAACTTGAATAAtcattggaaaaaaaaagttactttatttcagttattcagttaaaaatgtgaaactcatattatatagatgtattttattttatagaagtCTAAAATCTTGTCCGTTTACAACCAAATAAGGAATGTATCTAAATTTTACAATAGTTTTTGTAGTAATATGAATTATTTATAGCTATATAATTTGAAACTGACATCAGGGGTGTCATTTATTAACACcttgattttctttatttcaataatccagtttaaaatgtgaaactggtttattatatagatgtattgaaacacagagtgatctattttaaacgttttaaaattagtgttttagaaaattttaatattatatgaagaccaattggtacttttggcagtgtgccaagtcctgctggaaaatgaaatccacatcttcataaaagttgaacgagtggagagatacacagtccaagctgcttgaggtctagtgtgaagtttccaccaatcaaatcttacagcatttcatgttTCCACACTTAGTGTGGTTTGcgacaaatgctaatgctgctccagcagtgctagcagggcttagcagcaggctacagtctgatatacttgccgtctctgagcggtgaaagagctagcgctagcacagttagcaggtaatgataataatgctggagaacttcactgaaacttctgaATAACGTTGTACAGatattaagtgcgccttatagtgcgaaaataagGTATATCAGTGTGGTAATACAGTTTTTATCATCACGATTGGATGAAATattttagccagatgccgccggtcacCACCTGTATATTACCCAATGTAATCATTATCTTAATAATCATTATCACTATAAAACATTTTTGACTGACATCATTACAATTCACAGGACATGAGGGCATTTGGCAACCATCCAAAACTCCTCTCAGGTTCTGAGTCAACAGGTTTTTCCAGCTTTTTCTATTAATAAAACAAGGATCTGTGTGATGCTGAGGCGTGGTGTGATGGGTTATGCAGTCAAACGCTGCTGTTACTGTTCAACAGAGCATTTGTTTTATGGTTAATCTATTCAGATATGTGGTCAATTATTGAAAGACGCACAGGAAGCTTCTAGATAAACACGGTTCAGTTCTGCTGAAATGGAAATCACCTGCTTTGCATCACTTACTGCTCTTTCGCACCTCCACAGACGCGGACGTCTGGTCCCCGAGGCGGTCTGTAACTGTAACGATGTAGGATCCGTATCGTTCCACTTTGGCGACCTGGAGATGCACATTATCAGGGTCCGGGGATTTATTCGTATCGAGCCTGAACTCTCCCTCGCCGTTCCTGACATCCCACGTAACCAAGAGTAAGGTTTCCGCTGGACTTTTCGTAACCTGGGCCTGGAGAGCCAGCTTTCTGCCGTAGCTCACGTAGATCGGGCTCTTGTAGGGCAAATTCACCGATATTCCCCAACACGTCCACAGCACTGCGGAGAACGTGGACACAAAATGTAATGAAAATACAGTACACTGACCAgccactttataaaaaaaattcaagcacttttcaagcactttcaacacccattttcaagtttttccagcaccttttagCTGTAGTAAATGAATGATAACGATGATATTTCAGGAATAATCAATacagtcatacctgtcaagttttgaattttaaaataaaggaaaatttCCGCCGCCCGCTTCGAGCCGTCCCACTAGCCCAACTAAGGTTTAGTATTCCTTACactttaagacaggtttacaagaaatctaaaataaccacctgtgaatcACTAACACATTACAATTAGATATTTAGAATATaataggcctacctttgttggcactgaaatgttgtgaacatccctacatatgtaattcctataatacagcctaaataaaaacatttttctagatatttacatgaaatctttactttaactttttttttttaaatgtatttaatttatttaaaattctgcaaaatgactgttggtgagcaaaaaatagtattatgagcttttacatATAGACATAGagcagatatattccatcagtgaatccattccttaataaagtatgcaaaacagtatGTCAATAATGGATTCCATGTAGCtatgtaataatgtaaataatgcaCTTGTTTCTAAATTATTTTACCTTTTAGAACATACtgaaacttacatttttttaaagaaatactaataaatattagTCCTAAGGGTTGTTACGTGCATATGCACGTAGAAagtgtttttctgtctttctccccgtttctctctcgctctttccctgtctctgattggctgattaggtCTGGTGGGAGGACCCAGTAGGAGGAGCGTCGTCTTGCCGCCCAATAGATCTTCCCTGCTGGATCTACACCCGCCAATGACCTGCATGTTCTGACCGGATGGGGCGGTCCTTTTCAAATATAACGCAGCTCAGTCGCGTCAGTCGGGAGATGAGAGATGAGAGGAAAGACCTGTGTTTGCGAGAGCTGTGACTatttaagctgtttctgtctgtttctgtgtttcctgTGAATAGTTGTGAGTAGTGAATGTTTGGCTGAAAGTGGagtatgtagtttgtttctgtgAGAGTGAGGTGTTTGTCTGAGTGTCCTCCCCCCTCCCTCACCACTCCACTCTGTTGCATTTTGGCGGACAGATAAGTTGGGCCCTTCACATTATTCATCACGTAGGTAACACAATGTCTAGACACACCAGGTAAGGGGCGGGTGGCACTATtgtatttttggtttagtttagtttttgggttAGGTAGTTTAGCActtgtattattttctttcctttggcaccgtcCACAGTCCACCTTAGGCATTTTAGTTTGAAGAAACAGCTTATTgcttattgattattattattaatattattattaatatttttgtatcTTTCATTTGCTATTTGTTTCATTGTACACTTTCGCAATTTTGCAAAAACAACCAGAAAAATCCCTGGTTTCTCTTTTCAACTAAATCTCTGCTTCCAGTCCCTTTATtccatcaatttttatttttgtttacttcctAATTTACCCTAGACCACAACACTTTTAATTGGGAACGTAACAGGGTCTACACAATTAATCTtaaattaatacttctttctttgatCAGTCCAGTACTGATCATTTCATTCACACAGCGCCTGTttcgtaattttttttttatgttaatagaAAACGGGAGTTGAgagcatttaaacatacatatactcaaaattattgatttgctttttgtcacattgaGATGGCATTATCTTTATGTAAACACaatcagaattgtgtttggtaatagcaaaagaagaagaaattaaAGCAAAAGTTTTAGGGTTTTAGGGTGGTTTTGACAATTTGGGGGTAGAGTCAGGATAatctccctcagcgaatgctactGGCTCATATCTCCAGGCTTTGTGACTGACCACCTACTACCAGCAGCCTTCAGAAACaaagacagcaggagagttagctagctatgctaaaagctaGAGTTTGGATTTATGTCATAGTCAGATAGTTATTTgttgtaaagtaaatgcagttatGATTTCaggcacttttcaagcactttctccaaaattccaacaCTTTCCAGACCTGGAAAACAGAATGTTAAActttcaagcattttccaggatttcaagcacccgtatGAACCTTGCTTTCAGTAGACTatggttctgtatctgtttctctgcataccttATGATTATTATGCTGTAGTACGTTAGTATTATGCTTTTgaggcacggtggcttagtggttagaaaattcgcctcccagcactggggtcttgggttcaactcactatctgggtggagtttccatgttcccCCTCTATCTCAAATCTCCCTATGGGGACTTTGAACACaggaaaacatggagatcaggtaaaatggatattctaaattgcccagaaaattgatCTGCCAAAATGACATGCCTTACAGTAACTTAAAGTTAAAATTATAGCCAGATGCAGCCAATCAGGGCTGGTGCTAGCCATTTGGGTGCCCAAAGCTCAAATTCTCTTCAAGGATTAAATGGTtttatttgataacagtttgatatgctggttttataggacttgttagaaattcggccttcaggaaccaggtgtccgattcaggagtcaggagacggcttcagagttgacttgagtttattcacgtgcagacagaaaatctacacgggcacagcttagtcagTCGATCAGAAGCAATCTAACTAAAGATATTTTGAGGGGACATTATATACATTGGAtcctgctttgaacactgcagggtgGTCACTTTAATGGGGGTTTCAAACGatgagggtccctgcagagacaaatggtcagataacaatctgggtccctgcagagatgaatggtcaGAGATAGTGGAAGATTGACATCTCAAGTTTTGTAGAagacatgatggagccacaattgggggaataggagagggtgaaagagttaaagtataataggagagggtgaaagagttaaagtataatttgttatgggcagaattctatCAGACTCCAATTTCTAGTTTTTGCAAAACCAATTGGGAATTTTTCATAAGTTTgacccattactccaaaatgctacagtaataccACTTAATActtatgctaataataataaaaagtgttatCAAATAGTGTAATTTGATAAACAATACACAACCGACAATTTTCCTTGGTTCGACTTTCCATTACTCCACATTGCTACAGTAATGATCACTTGAAACAATTGTTCTTCAatgattttcttattttacagAAGTCTAAATTCTTGTCTATTTACAACCAAATAGGAAATGTATCTAAATTTGCCATCCCAGTactccaaattcctacagtaatataattttctGTGGAAAGTGTTTTTCCAAGACCTGACAGGGGTGTCATTTATTAACaccttaattttctttatttcagtaattcagttgaaaatgtgaaactcattatatagatgcgTTAGTCCTGGACAATATgggcaaaatttatatcacgatatattccttaatttcggtagataagatataatttcgatatcgatataaatactttgaaggcctcagaaaactgcaaagaatccctgcaatggaaatatgttagtactactgtctgaaaatttaatttaagtctttgaaacctcctttcacaaaaactttataatacttaagaaataaaaaattgtcaaaataaatcaatgctcaatattatttgcattatctgacctagcctagcctagcctagcctatctggctaagTGCCTGTGTGAtaacgtcatcacgcacagacatAGCCCAGCTACGGAGACTGTTCAGCTCtggggcgagctgacgccagtaaaaaatgTCTGTCCGTGTAAATAACACATATCGATacaccacaaaaatgatatcaccgttattgaaacatttcttatcgcgataaataccgatatcgaattattgtccaggcctaagatgcgttacacacagagtgatctattttattgttgattatggcttacatcctACAAATCAGAGTCAATAtcaataagaatattatataagaacaactggtactttaggcagtgtgggcagtgtgccaagtcctgctggaaaatgaaatctgcatctccataaaaacatgaagtgctgtaaaattttgcgggaaaactctgcactgactttggacttgatgtgacacagtggaccaacaccagctgatgatcagtgatggtttggagagacatgtcatctgctggtgttgatccactgtgtttattatcaagtctaaagtcagtgcagttttgttttcccacaaaatcttacagcacttcatgcttccctctgctactgacaacttttatggagatgcttaaggagatttcattttccaggaggacttgacacactgcctaaaagtaccgattggtcttatataatattataattttctgagacactgatttttaagtttttattgtcTATATgacaagcataaaaaataaataaacactaaaaatagatccctctgtgtgtaatacatctatataatatatacgtttcacattttgaactaaattactaaaataaattttcaatgattttcaatttttttattttttattttggtttaacacttttaagttactacatgatttcttatgtgttcctttatagtcatCACTTACAATGTTGGCAAAATTAgggtgcattttatttttattatatatatatatatatatatatatacacaattctAAAAACAAAAGCATACAATGATTTTATTTAAAGTGGCCTTATAAAACACAGCAATAACAGACTTACTTTCTGACCCATAGAGCAGTAACCACAGCAACCTGGGCAATCTGCTGTGCTGCCGGAGACAGGAGAAGAAGAACATTTCCactctgggaaaaaaatggaaattgtCATTAGCGAAATGGGAAACAGCTCTAATCATCAGCATGTACGTGGAAGGGAGGTTAATTTCAGAGCATAGCCATACACTGGTCAAGCATAATTTTATGACTACCTCTCTGTTTCTACAGACTTTTTAATCAACTCCACTGATCATAGGACACTGTGCAGTTCTATATTTACAGTAGACTGTACTGTATTATTAGCCTCCTCTTAACCGGTTCTTCAATACTCACCACAAGAGAAATGAAAGATCAGACTCAGGCCCCGTCTACACAAAccaggctatttttaaaaaaaggaggttttgtctctgtttttaaaaatatttttgtccacacaagcagcgttttcagaaatatcCCCGTCTACATGGAAATGTCATGccactcaaaaacgctgaaatgaacAGAAATTCTCTAGACATTCAGAGGTTTTCTcgtcactcctcagcaacaactactacattttttaaaaaatggtcCAGACCTGGACCAGAATCTCTGTTCGCGGTAAGGTTTATTAGCTCCAGAGAGGAGGATCAGAAAAAGCAGCACGCATTTATACTATACATTTGTACTATAGATTTATACGAGTTTATACTGATTACtaaacacctgatccaactaatcaactaacaactagctTATCTactaactatctgccctcgctgaggcgagctgagtgatacagcaggaaaacgGCGAAAAAGTCCCCTCCCGAtctctaagctaatgctaaacaaaaCGCAGATATGCGGAGAATTGTCCCGATACGATATTTGGATCGTATTGGCCGCCGATATTTGCAAAAATacgtatcggtatcggatcggcaGGCACGAGAAAATGCCGATCCAGACTCCCGATCCATTTTTTTTTGAAAGTCCGGGTTTTTCAGCGCACCCATTtagataatccattccagtttttgctgtgttttcgccAGTGAGAGTAAAATCCGGTCCGCATTTTCCATCACAGCTTCAGCACACGAGCTGGAAGCTCCACCAGCAGCCTGGTTATCTTGCTACTTTAAATAGATACTGGAGGAGCGCTGACCAGCAGATAACCCCAGGGAGACTGATACCTCAGTGGGCCTCCGCTTGGGCGTaagagtagggttgcaacggtatgagattttcacggtatgataaccgtctcagaaaataccgcggtatcacggttatcacggtatcacagtttgttacatatattattaaactgacccttaaagaaattacaacaaaggtttttttgttcaattaactatttattgtagaaacctggaacaattataattttaatgtctccttaaaaaaaataagctgtacaccatcaggtgaaggaaaccatttttttccactactcttaagggcattaagagtgtatataaaaaaaatatatata
This genomic interval from Astyanax mexicanus isolate ESR-SI-001 chromosome 1, AstMex3_surface, whole genome shotgun sequence contains the following:
- the LOC111197455 gene encoding uncharacterized protein LOC111197455 isoform X1 — its product is MFFFSCLRQHSRLPRLLWLLLYGSEMLWTCWGISVNLPYKSPIYVSYGRKLALQAQVTKSPAETLLLVTWDVRNGEGEFRLDTNKSPDPDNVHLQVAKVERYGSYIVTVTDRLGDQTSASVEVRKSTNPPKASVSMQCSIIPEGPMWDSPVFSWWVNGNKVTNQTSHLSSDGSRIHLVNTLDNNYTCVVDSSQGSSTVQINTAVTEPCSSRSGLIAVAVIEGILLAIVLVIVLFRTRMKK
- the LOC111197455 gene encoding uncharacterized protein LOC111197455 isoform X3, with translation MFFFSCLRQHSRLPRLLWLLLYGSEMLWTCWGISVNLPYKSPIYVSYGRKLALQAQVTKSPAETLLLVTWDVRNGEGEFRLDTNKSPDPDNVHLQVAKVERYGSYIVTVTDRLGDQTSASVEVRKSTNPPKASVSMQCSIIPEGPMWDSPVFSWWVNGNKVTNQTSHLSSDGSRIHLVNTLDNNYTCVVDSSQGSSTVQINTEPCSSRSGLIAVAVIEGILLAIVLVIVLFRTRMKK
- the LOC111197455 gene encoding uncharacterized protein LOC111197455 isoform X2, with protein sequence MFFFSCLRQHSRLPRLLWLLLYGSEMLWTCWGISVNLPYKSPIYVSYGRKLALQAQVTKSPAETLLLVTWDVRNGEGEFRLDTNKSPDPDNVHLQVAKVERYGSYIVTVTDRLGDQTSASVEVRKSTNPPKASVSMQCSIIPEGPMWDSPVFSWWVNGNKVTNQTSHLSSDGSRIHLVNTLDNNYTCVVDSSQGSSTVQINTVTEPCSSRSGLIAVAVIEGILLAIVLVIVLFRTRMKK